The following proteins come from a genomic window of Fontisubflavum oceani:
- a CDS encoding YbaK/EbsC family protein: MSKSLKRVERALAEAGVETAVLEMPSTTRTAAQAAETAGCALDQIAKSIIFKAETSGEAVLFITAGGNQVDADKASALAGEPLGKADADLIRAQTGFAIGGVAPIGHLTPIRAWFDPRLSEFEIVYAAAGTPRHIFPIAPDVLIGLSGARPASFTA, from the coding sequence ATGAGCAAGAGTTTGAAACGCGTGGAACGCGCATTGGCCGAGGCTGGCGTGGAGACCGCCGTTCTGGAGATGCCCTCCACAACCCGGACAGCGGCTCAGGCCGCCGAGACGGCGGGCTGTGCGCTGGATCAGATCGCGAAATCGATCATTTTCAAAGCCGAGACCAGCGGCGAAGCCGTGCTCTTTATCACCGCTGGCGGCAACCAGGTCGACGCAGACAAAGCCAGCGCCCTGGCCGGGGAACCTCTGGGCAAGGCCGATGCCGACCTGATCCGCGCGCAAACCGGCTTTGCCATTGGCGGCGTTGCGCCCATCGGCCATCTCACGCCCATCCGCGCCTGGTTCGATCCGCGCCTCTCAGAGTTCGAGATCGTTTATGCAGCAGCGGGCACGCCACGGCATATCTTTCCCATCGCGCCGGATGTCCTGATCGGGCTGAGCGGGGCCAGACCGGCCAGCTTCACCGCCTGA
- the lpxB gene encoding lipid-A-disaccharide synthase — translation MAGLRAMEPDLEFHGIGGPLMQAEGLQTLFPMEELSVIGLAEILPRLRSLLRRVSETADEIVATRPDALITIDIPEFSLRVAAKVKARARDLRTIHYVAPTVWAWRAGRARKMARSIDHVLALFPFEPPLMEAAGMTCDFVGHPVATEPVASAEEAQAFRSRHGIGADAPVLLVLPGSRRGEVARLSPIFGEALRPVLAAYPDLRVVLPTLAAVADDVAELTASWPVSPVILDPRERSAADAAVEKRAAFAAADLALAASGTVSLELAAAATPMVIAYDMSWLSKQVIRMMLRIDTVTLVNLVSDTHAVPEFLAENCRPGPISDALLQLLEDGAARQAQLDAADLAMDRLGRGGDAPGLRAAASVLRAI, via the coding sequence ATGGCCGGGCTGAGAGCCATGGAACCGGATCTGGAGTTTCACGGCATTGGCGGGCCCTTGATGCAGGCGGAGGGGTTGCAGACGCTGTTTCCGATGGAGGAGCTAAGCGTCATCGGTCTGGCCGAGATCCTGCCGCGCCTGCGGTCGCTGTTGCGGCGGGTGTCGGAAACCGCCGATGAGATCGTGGCGACACGGCCCGATGCGCTGATCACCATCGACATCCCTGAGTTTTCGCTCCGCGTCGCGGCGAAGGTCAAGGCCCGGGCGCGCGATCTACGCACGATCCATTATGTGGCGCCAACGGTCTGGGCCTGGCGCGCCGGGCGGGCCAGGAAAATGGCGCGGTCGATCGATCATGTGCTGGCGTTATTCCCGTTTGAGCCGCCTTTGATGGAGGCCGCCGGTATGACCTGCGATTTCGTCGGCCATCCGGTCGCGACCGAGCCCGTTGCAAGCGCTGAGGAGGCGCAGGCGTTCCGATCCCGGCACGGGATTGGTGCCGACGCGCCGGTTCTGTTGGTTTTGCCCGGATCGCGCCGAGGTGAGGTTGCCCGGCTTTCGCCGATTTTCGGCGAGGCGCTGCGCCCGGTTTTGGCGGCGTATCCGGATCTGCGTGTTGTGCTGCCGACGCTGGCGGCGGTGGCCGATGATGTGGCGGAACTGACCGCAAGCTGGCCGGTTTCGCCCGTGATCTTGGACCCGCGGGAGAGGTCGGCGGCGGATGCCGCGGTCGAGAAGCGGGCGGCATTCGCAGCGGCCGATCTGGCGCTTGCGGCGTCTGGTACCGTCAGTTTGGAGCTGGCGGCAGCGGCCACGCCGATGGTGATCGCTTACGATATGAGTTGGCTGTCGAAACAGGTGATCCGCATGATGCTGCGGATCGATACGGTGACCTTGGTCAATCTGGTCTCGGACACGCATGCGGTGCCGGAGTTCTTGGCGGAGAACTGTCGGCCCGGGCCGATCTCCGATGCCTTATTGCAGCTTCTGGAGGATGGCGCCGCGCGACAGGCGCAGCTTGATGCGGCTGATTTGGCGATGGACCGGTTGGGGCGTGGCGGGGATGCGCCGGGGCTCAGGGCGGCGGCGTCCGTGCTGCGCGCGATCTGA
- a CDS encoding LpxI family protein: protein MARAIIAGSGALPQLLLEAGPACVVAFQGVEMQVRDAPVIPARFEQLGGLFEALRAQGVDELCLAGAMTRPQFDPSALDETTIALLPRLMAAIEQGDDGLLRSVIELLEDEGFAVRAAHELRPDLVAEEGVLAGIPTSEHQTDATRARAVLDALGPLDVGQGAVAASGQVLGIETLQGTDAMLDFVAQTRPGSGGVFVKRPKPGQDLRVDMPAIGADTVRLAAKAGLSGIEIAAGGVLLLDRGTVLAEAEAKGVAIWAAP from the coding sequence CATCGCTGGCTCTGGTGCTCTGCCACAGTTGTTGTTGGAGGCGGGGCCGGCGTGTGTGGTGGCGTTTCAAGGCGTTGAGATGCAGGTCAGAGACGCGCCGGTGATCCCGGCCAGGTTCGAGCAGCTTGGCGGATTGTTCGAGGCATTGCGAGCGCAAGGTGTCGACGAGTTGTGTTTGGCAGGCGCGATGACCCGCCCGCAATTTGACCCCTCGGCTTTGGATGAGACGACCATCGCACTGCTGCCGCGTCTTATGGCGGCGATTGAGCAGGGGGATGATGGCCTCCTGCGCAGTGTTATCGAGCTTCTGGAAGATGAAGGCTTTGCGGTCCGCGCGGCCCATGAGCTGCGCCCTGATCTGGTGGCGGAAGAGGGGGTGCTCGCCGGCATTCCGACCAGTGAGCACCAGACAGACGCTACGCGGGCCCGTGCCGTTCTAGACGCGCTTGGGCCGCTTGATGTGGGGCAGGGCGCGGTTGCGGCCTCGGGGCAAGTTTTGGGGATCGAAACCTTGCAGGGGACCGATGCGATGCTGGACTTCGTGGCGCAGACCCGGCCCGGATCGGGCGGGGTTTTCGTCAAACGCCCGAAACCGGGGCAGGATCTGCGGGTCGATATGCCGGCGATTGGGGCCGATACGGTCCGTCTTGCGGCGAAGGCCGGTCTCTCCGGGATCGAGATCGCCGCAGGCGGCGTGCTGCTTCTGGATCGTGGCACGGTTCTGGCCGAGGCGGAGGCCAAGGGCGTCGCGATTTGGGCGGCCCCGTGA